The Burkholderia cepacia genome includes a region encoding these proteins:
- the urtB gene encoding urea ABC transporter permease subunit UrtB, whose translation MPTRFRRAAVAIVACAALAGVAPRAAFALTAADTAALAGDDFDAKTAAIERLAADPDPRAVAVLNALSSGDALATGDGRLLIQTGDTAHDALSQAATPAGDAQPVMLNNLLRTKIAGALSGLALASPDVAARRDAIDALLKSPDPALKPMIDRARAKETDPALKRRLDALWAIAALHDADPAKRLEAVQVVAARRDLDMIEQLRPLVAKNADGSYAEPDARVRDAAQQGLDALHALQRRGEIAGTLFAGLSLGSVLLLAALGLAITYGLIGVINMAHGEFLMIGAYATYVVQTLIQRYAPGAFDWYPLVAVPVSFVTAALVGIVLERLVLRHLYGRPLETLLATFGVSLILIQATRMLFGAQNVQVVNPSWMSGGVTVMQNLILPYNRLAILAFALAVVFVAWAVLTKTRLGLFVRAVTQNRRMAACVGVKTARVDAYAFAFGAGIAGLGGCALSQIGNVGPDLGQNYIIDSFMAVVLGGVGQIAGTVLGGFGLGLASKAIEPFWGAVLAKIAVLVMIVLFIQKRPQGMFAPKGRSAEA comes from the coding sequence ATGCCTACACGCTTTCGCCGAGCCGCCGTCGCGATCGTCGCGTGCGCCGCCCTCGCCGGCGTCGCGCCGCGCGCGGCCTTCGCGCTGACGGCTGCCGATACCGCCGCGCTTGCCGGCGACGACTTCGACGCGAAGACGGCCGCGATCGAACGGCTCGCCGCCGATCCCGATCCGCGCGCCGTCGCGGTGCTCAATGCGTTGTCGAGCGGCGACGCGCTCGCGACCGGCGACGGCCGCCTGCTGATCCAGACCGGCGACACCGCGCACGACGCGCTCTCGCAGGCCGCGACGCCGGCCGGCGACGCGCAGCCCGTGATGCTGAACAACCTGCTGCGCACGAAAATCGCGGGCGCGCTGTCGGGGCTCGCGCTCGCGTCGCCCGACGTCGCCGCGCGCCGCGACGCGATCGATGCGCTGCTGAAGTCGCCCGACCCGGCGCTCAAGCCGATGATCGATCGTGCGCGCGCGAAGGAAACCGATCCCGCGCTGAAGCGCCGCCTCGATGCATTGTGGGCGATCGCCGCGCTGCACGACGCCGATCCGGCGAAACGCCTCGAAGCCGTGCAGGTGGTGGCCGCGCGCCGCGATCTCGACATGATCGAACAGCTGCGGCCGCTCGTCGCGAAGAACGCCGACGGCAGTTACGCGGAGCCCGACGCGCGTGTGCGCGACGCCGCGCAGCAAGGACTGGACGCGTTGCACGCGCTGCAGCGCCGCGGCGAGATCGCGGGCACGCTGTTCGCCGGCCTGTCGCTCGGCAGCGTGCTGCTGCTCGCCGCGCTCGGCCTCGCGATCACGTACGGGCTGATCGGCGTGATCAACATGGCGCACGGCGAATTCCTGATGATCGGTGCGTACGCAACCTATGTCGTGCAGACGCTGATCCAGCGCTACGCGCCCGGCGCGTTCGACTGGTACCCGCTCGTCGCCGTGCCGGTGTCGTTCGTGACGGCCGCGCTCGTCGGCATCGTGCTCGAGCGGCTCGTGCTGCGGCACCTGTACGGCCGTCCGCTCGAGACGCTGCTCGCGACCTTCGGCGTGAGCCTGATCCTGATCCAGGCGACACGCATGCTGTTCGGCGCGCAGAACGTGCAGGTCGTGAACCCGTCGTGGATGAGCGGCGGCGTGACCGTGATGCAGAACCTGATCCTGCCGTACAACCGGCTCGCGATCCTCGCGTTCGCGCTCGCGGTGGTATTCGTCGCGTGGGCCGTGCTGACGAAGACGCGGCTCGGCCTGTTCGTGCGCGCCGTCACGCAGAACCGCCGGATGGCCGCGTGCGTCGGCGTGAAGACCGCGCGCGTCGACGCGTACGCCTTCGCGTTCGGCGCCGGCATCGCGGGCCTCGGCGGCTGCGCGCTGTCGCAGATCGGCAACGTGGGCCCCGACCTCGGCCAGAACTACATCATCGATTCGTTCATGGCGGTCGTGCTCGGCGGTGTCGGGCAGATCGCCGGCACCGTGCTCGGCGGCTTCGGGCTCGGCCTCGCGAGCAAGGCGATCGAGCCGTTCTGGGGCGCCGTGCTCGCGAAGATCGCGGTGCTCGTGATGATCGTGCTGTTCATCCAGAAACGTCCGCAGGGCATGTTCGCCCCGAAGGGCCGCAGTGCGGAGGCTTGA
- the urtA gene encoding urea ABC transporter substrate-binding protein encodes MKRRSLLKFGSMAGALALAGKSPFAHAADAGTGPIKVGILHSLSGTMAISETSLKDTALMTIADINKSGGVMGRKLEPVVVDPASNWPLFAEKARQLLTQDKVACVFGCWTSVSRKSVLPVFEELNGLLYYPVQYEGEEMSRNVFYTGAAPNQQAIPAVEYLMSAEGGSAKRFFLLGTDYVYPRTTNKILRAFLKSKGVKDADIQEVYTPFGHSDYQTIVANIKNFSQGGKTTVISTINGDSNVPFYKELGNQGIKATDVPVVAFSVGEEELRGIDTKPLVGHLAAWNYFMSVKNPTNTKFKDQFAAWVKANNLPGGAKRVTNDPMEATYVGIHMWKQAVEKAKSTDVDKVRVAMIGQTVAAPSGFTLAMDGNHHLHKPVMIGEIRGDGQFNVVWKTKTAVRAQPWSPFIAGNQGKPDIVTSIPAFLRRQRTALA; translated from the coding sequence ATGAAACGTCGCAGTCTGTTGAAGTTCGGTTCGATGGCCGGCGCACTCGCGCTCGCGGGCAAGAGCCCGTTCGCGCACGCGGCCGATGCGGGCACCGGCCCGATCAAGGTCGGCATCCTGCACTCGTTGTCGGGCACGATGGCGATCTCGGAGACGTCGCTGAAGGACACCGCGCTGATGACGATCGCCGACATCAACAAGAGCGGCGGCGTGATGGGCCGCAAGCTCGAGCCCGTGGTGGTCGATCCCGCGTCGAACTGGCCGCTGTTCGCCGAGAAGGCGCGCCAGCTGCTCACGCAGGACAAGGTCGCGTGCGTGTTCGGTTGCTGGACGTCGGTGTCGCGCAAGTCGGTGCTGCCGGTGTTCGAGGAGCTGAACGGGCTGCTCTACTACCCGGTGCAGTACGAAGGCGAGGAAATGTCGCGCAACGTGTTCTATACGGGCGCGGCGCCGAACCAGCAGGCGATCCCGGCCGTCGAGTACCTGATGAGCGCGGAAGGCGGCAGCGCGAAGCGCTTCTTCCTGCTCGGCACCGACTACGTGTATCCGCGCACGACCAACAAGATCCTGCGCGCGTTCCTGAAATCGAAGGGCGTGAAGGACGCCGACATTCAGGAGGTCTACACGCCGTTCGGCCACAGCGATTACCAGACCATCGTCGCGAACATCAAGAATTTCTCGCAGGGCGGCAAGACGACCGTGATCTCGACGATCAACGGCGACTCGAACGTGCCGTTCTACAAGGAGCTCGGCAACCAGGGGATCAAGGCGACCGACGTGCCGGTCGTCGCGTTCTCGGTCGGCGAGGAGGAACTGCGCGGGATCGACACGAAGCCGCTCGTCGGCCACCTCGCCGCGTGGAATTACTTCATGTCGGTGAAGAACCCGACCAACACGAAATTCAAGGACCAGTTCGCCGCCTGGGTGAAGGCGAACAACCTGCCGGGCGGCGCGAAGCGCGTGACCAACGACCCGATGGAGGCGACCTATGTGGGCATCCACATGTGGAAGCAGGCCGTCGAGAAGGCGAAGAGCACCGACGTCGACAAGGTGCGCGTCGCGATGATCGGCCAGACGGTTGCCGCGCCGTCGGGCTTCACGCTCGCGATGGACGGCAACCATCACCTGCACAAGCCGGTGATGATCGGCGAGATCCGCGGCGACGGGCAATTCAACGTCGTGTGGAAGACCAAGACCGCGGTGCGCGCGCAACCGTGGAGCCCGTTCATCGCGGGTAACCAGGGCAAGCCGGACATCGTCACGTCGATCCCGGCGTTCCTGCGCCGGCAGCGCACGGCGCTCGCCTGA
- a CDS encoding aspartate aminotransferase family protein: MSQQQTNAPDLSAFWMPFTANRQFKDAPRLLVSAKGMYYTSHDGRRILDGTAGLWCVNAGHGRDEIVAAVKAQAEEMDFAPTFQMGHPKAFEAATRIARHTPGDLKHIFFTNSGSEAVDTALKIALAYHRARGEGQRTRFIGRERGYHGVGFGGISVGGIAPNRKAFSGALLPSVDHLPHTLNLNEAAFSKGQPAWGAHLADELERLVALHDASTIAAVIVEPVAGSTGVLIPPKGYLERLRELCDRHGILLIFDEVITGWGRLGAPFAAQFFNVTPDLLTMAKGTNNAAVPMGAVAASDAIHDTIVNGAPAGIELFHGYTYSGHPLAAAAACATIDLYEREKLFDRAARMAPVFEREIHKLKDAPHVIDVRNLGLVGGVELKPRDGKPGARAYDVFVRCYQKGAMVRYTGDILAFSPPLIVEEAQIAELFAIVAEALKETE, encoded by the coding sequence ATGAGTCAGCAGCAAACGAACGCCCCCGATCTGTCCGCCTTCTGGATGCCGTTTACCGCCAACCGCCAGTTCAAGGATGCGCCGCGCCTGCTGGTATCGGCGAAGGGGATGTACTACACGTCGCACGACGGCCGGCGCATTCTCGACGGCACCGCCGGGCTCTGGTGCGTGAACGCCGGGCACGGGCGCGACGAGATCGTCGCGGCGGTGAAGGCGCAGGCGGAAGAGATGGATTTCGCGCCGACCTTCCAGATGGGCCATCCGAAGGCGTTCGAGGCGGCCACGCGGATCGCGCGCCATACGCCCGGCGACCTCAAGCACATCTTCTTCACGAACTCCGGCTCGGAGGCGGTCGATACCGCGCTGAAGATTGCGCTCGCGTATCACCGCGCGCGCGGCGAAGGGCAGCGCACCCGCTTCATCGGCCGCGAGCGCGGCTATCACGGCGTCGGCTTCGGCGGCATCTCGGTCGGCGGGATCGCGCCGAACCGCAAGGCGTTTTCGGGCGCGCTGCTGCCGTCGGTCGATCATCTGCCGCATACGCTGAACCTCAATGAAGCCGCGTTCTCGAAAGGGCAGCCCGCGTGGGGCGCGCACCTCGCTGACGAGCTCGAGCGGCTCGTCGCGCTGCACGACGCGTCGACGATCGCCGCGGTGATCGTCGAGCCGGTGGCCGGCTCGACCGGCGTGCTGATTCCGCCGAAGGGCTATCTCGAGCGCCTGCGCGAGCTGTGCGACCGGCACGGCATCCTGCTGATCTTCGACGAGGTGATCACCGGCTGGGGGCGCCTGGGCGCGCCGTTCGCCGCGCAGTTCTTCAACGTGACGCCCGACCTGCTGACGATGGCGAAGGGCACCAACAACGCGGCGGTGCCGATGGGCGCGGTCGCGGCGAGCGATGCGATCCACGACACGATCGTGAACGGCGCGCCGGCCGGCATCGAGCTGTTCCACGGCTATACGTATTCGGGGCATCCGCTCGCGGCCGCCGCCGCGTGCGCGACGATCGACCTGTACGAGCGCGAGAAGCTGTTCGACCGCGCCGCGCGGATGGCGCCGGTGTTCGAGCGCGAGATCCACAAGCTGAAGGACGCGCCGCACGTGATCGACGTGCGCAATCTCGGCCTCGTCGGCGGCGTCGAGCTGAAGCCGCGCGACGGCAAGCCCGGCGCGCGCGCGTACGACGTGTTCGTCAGGTGCTACCAGAAGGGCGCGATGGTGCGCTATACGGGCGACATCCTCGCGTTCTCGCCGCCGCTCATCGTCGAGGAGGCGCAGATTGCCGAGCTGTTCGCGATCGTCGCGGAAGCGCTGAAGGAAACGGAGTAG
- a CDS encoding rhodanese-like domain-containing protein, which yields MQILTAAMLAAWLGDKTRPAPVVLDVREPWEIATAHIAGSVSIPMQQIPARSEELDDEAEIVCVCHHGMRSAQVAMFLESRGFTKLYNLQGGIDAWSRDVDPSVPRY from the coding sequence ATGCAGATCCTGACCGCCGCGATGCTCGCGGCATGGCTCGGCGACAAGACGCGCCCCGCGCCGGTCGTGCTCGACGTGCGCGAACCGTGGGAAATCGCGACCGCGCACATCGCCGGCAGCGTGTCGATCCCGATGCAGCAGATTCCCGCGCGCAGCGAAGAGCTCGACGACGAAGCGGAAATCGTCTGCGTGTGCCATCACGGCATGCGCAGCGCGCAGGTCGCGATGTTCCTCGAGTCGCGCGGCTTCACGAAGCTGTACAACCTGCAAGGCGGGATCGACGCGTGGTCGCGCGACGTCGATCCGTCCGTGCCGCGCTACTGA
- a CDS encoding protein-L-isoaspartate O-methyltransferase family protein, which produces MNIENARFNMIEQQIRPWDVLDLDVLGLLSIVKRENYVPAEYRDLAFADLELPLPGGTSKMLFPRVEARVLQELAVKKHENVLVIGAGSGYLAALFAHRAQHVTAVEIDPAIAKFAEDNLRNDGVTNAEVVLGDGSRGWAGKAPYDVICVAGGLPVVPQEMLEQLKVGGRLSAFVGGRPVMKAQIITRIDDKQYRVADVFETYIDHLVNAIEPSRFKF; this is translated from the coding sequence ATGAATATCGAAAACGCGCGTTTCAACATGATCGAACAACAGATCCGGCCGTGGGACGTGCTGGATCTCGACGTCCTGGGCCTGCTGTCGATCGTCAAGCGTGAAAACTACGTGCCGGCCGAATACCGCGACCTCGCGTTCGCCGACCTCGAACTGCCGCTGCCGGGCGGCACCAGCAAGATGCTGTTCCCGCGCGTCGAAGCGCGCGTGCTGCAGGAGCTGGCGGTCAAGAAGCACGAGAACGTGCTCGTGATCGGCGCCGGTTCGGGCTACCTGGCCGCGCTGTTCGCGCATCGCGCGCAGCACGTGACGGCCGTCGAGATCGATCCGGCCATCGCGAAGTTCGCGGAAGACAACCTGCGCAACGACGGCGTGACCAATGCGGAAGTCGTCCTCGGCGACGGTTCGCGCGGCTGGGCCGGCAAGGCGCCGTACGACGTGATCTGCGTCGCGGGCGGCCTGCCCGTCGTGCCGCAGGAAATGCTCGAACAGCTGAAAGTCGGCGGCCGTCTCTCGGCATTCGTCGGCGGCCGTCCGGTGATGAAGGCGCAGATCATCACGCGCATCGACGACAAGCAGTACCGCGTCGCCGACGTGTTCGAAACCTACATCGACCACCTCGTCAACGCGATCGAGCCGTCGCGCTTCAAGTTCTGA
- the hemN gene encoding oxygen-independent coproporphyrinogen III oxidase, with translation MSSADTLFRPDLLAKYGANGPRYTSYPTALQFRDDFDPADYLRAASDPGASSSELSLYFHIPFCNTACFYCGCNKIATNNRRRARPYLEQLKREMALQAALFDPARPVTQLHWGGGTPTFLSDDETAELMAATREHFALAPDADAEFSIEIDPRTVTPATLVHLRNIGFNRLSLGVQDFDPVVQQAINRVQPRAMTADLLSAARTTGFHSVSVDLIYGLPHQTVAVFARTLETIIELAPDRLSVFGYAHMPHMFKMQRQIDEATLPPPETRIALLGLAIDMLTSAGYVYIGMDHFARPSDELVRAQRNGTLQRNFQGYSTRADTDLVGFGVSSIGKVGDVYAQNAKDLPAYGAALDAGRLPIARGVRLTPDDRLRRDVITQLMCNLELPFSHVEAAHGIRFADHFSRELDALRPFERDGLLTIAGDRLTIHPAGRMVVRNIAMAFDAYLGQTQQQRYSRTV, from the coding sequence ATGAGCTCAGCCGACACCTTGTTCCGTCCCGATTTGCTCGCGAAGTACGGCGCGAACGGGCCGCGCTATACGTCCTACCCCACCGCGCTGCAGTTCCGCGACGATTTCGACCCGGCCGACTACCTGCGCGCGGCGAGCGACCCCGGCGCCTCGTCGAGCGAGCTGTCGCTGTACTTCCACATCCCGTTCTGCAACACCGCGTGCTTCTACTGCGGCTGCAACAAGATCGCGACCAACAACCGCCGCCGCGCGCGCCCGTATCTCGAGCAGCTCAAGCGCGAGATGGCGCTGCAGGCCGCGCTGTTCGATCCCGCGCGCCCGGTCACGCAGCTGCACTGGGGCGGCGGCACGCCCACCTTCCTGTCCGACGACGAAACGGCCGAGCTGATGGCGGCCACGCGCGAGCATTTCGCGCTCGCGCCGGATGCCGACGCCGAGTTCTCGATCGAGATCGATCCGCGCACGGTCACACCCGCCACGCTCGTCCACCTGCGCAATATCGGCTTCAACCGGCTGAGCCTCGGCGTGCAGGATTTCGATCCGGTCGTGCAACAGGCGATCAACCGTGTCCAGCCGCGCGCGATGACGGCCGACCTGCTCTCGGCCGCGCGCACGACGGGGTTTCATTCGGTGAGCGTCGACCTGATCTACGGGCTGCCGCACCAGACCGTTGCCGTCTTCGCGCGCACGCTGGAAACGATCATCGAACTCGCGCCCGACCGGCTGTCGGTGTTCGGCTACGCCCACATGCCGCACATGTTCAAGATGCAGCGTCAGATCGACGAGGCGACGCTGCCGCCGCCGGAAACGCGCATCGCGCTGCTCGGCCTCGCGATCGACATGCTGACGTCGGCCGGCTACGTGTACATCGGGATGGACCACTTCGCGCGGCCGTCCGACGAGCTCGTGCGCGCGCAGCGCAACGGCACGCTGCAACGCAATTTCCAGGGCTACAGCACGCGCGCGGATACCGACCTCGTCGGTTTCGGCGTGTCGTCGATCGGCAAGGTCGGCGACGTCTACGCGCAGAACGCGAAGGACCTGCCCGCCTACGGCGCCGCGCTCGACGCGGGCCGGCTGCCGATCGCGCGCGGCGTGCGGCTCACGCCCGACGACCGGCTGCGCCGCGACGTGATCACGCAGTTGATGTGCAACCTCGAACTGCCGTTCTCGCATGTCGAGGCCGCACACGGCATCCGCTTCGCCGATCATTTCTCGCGCGAGCTCGACGCGCTGCGCCCGTTCGAGCGCGACGGGCTGCTGACGATCGCGGGCGACCGCCTGACGATCCATCCGGCCGGCCGGATGGTCGTGCGCAACATCGCGATGGCGTTCGACGCGTATCTCGGCCAGACGCAGCAGCAGCGTTATTCACGCACGGTCTAA
- a CDS encoding YkgJ family cysteine cluster protein: protein MPVRPAPADVPPPHACREGCGACCIAPSISSPIPGMPDGKPAGVRCVQLGDDLRCRIFGRPERPACCSGLQPAADMCGASRDDALAWLTRLEAATQPSQPR from the coding sequence ATGCCTGTCCGCCCGGCGCCTGCCGATGTCCCGCCGCCGCATGCGTGCCGCGAGGGCTGCGGCGCGTGCTGCATCGCGCCGTCGATTTCCAGCCCGATTCCGGGCATGCCCGACGGCAAGCCGGCCGGCGTGCGCTGCGTGCAGCTCGGCGACGACCTGCGCTGCCGGATCTTCGGCCGCCCCGAGCGGCCCGCGTGCTGTTCCGGGCTGCAGCCGGCCGCGGACATGTGCGGCGCGTCGCGCGACGACGCGCTCGCGTGGCTCACGCGTCTCGAGGCCGCGACGCAGCCGTCACAGCCGCGCTGA
- a CDS encoding DUF1439 domain-containing protein has translation MTASRARRRRRFLIACTAAVGVTLSLAACASTFPFIPDHYTFSRGDVQKAVARKFPYQKTVAQVVDVSLANPAVNLLPDQNRVAVQLDAHFASPFLRAPVSGKFTVSGQLAYDAPSRSVVLKSPAVDSLALDGDAQTYAQQVGAAAGLLATQLLTNYPIYTFKPEQLQFAGVNYEPGTITILTNGIRVAIVEK, from the coding sequence ATGACCGCCAGCCGCGCGCGCCGTCGGCGCCGCTTCCTCATCGCATGCACCGCCGCCGTCGGCGTGACGCTGTCGCTCGCCGCGTGCGCGTCGACGTTCCCGTTCATCCCCGATCACTACACGTTCTCGCGCGGCGACGTGCAGAAGGCCGTCGCGCGCAAGTTCCCGTACCAGAAGACGGTCGCGCAGGTCGTCGACGTGTCGCTCGCGAACCCGGCCGTCAACCTGCTGCCCGACCAGAACCGCGTCGCCGTGCAGCTCGACGCGCATTTCGCGAGCCCGTTCCTGCGCGCGCCCGTCAGCGGCAAGTTCACCGTGTCGGGCCAGCTTGCCTACGACGCACCGAGCCGTTCGGTCGTGCTGAAGTCGCCGGCCGTCGACAGCCTCGCGCTCGACGGCGACGCGCAGACGTACGCGCAACAGGTCGGCGCGGCCGCCGGCCTGCTCGCGACGCAGTTGCTGACCAACTATCCGATCTACACGTTCAAGCCCGAACAGCTGCAATTTGCCGGGGTGAACTACGAACCCGGTACAATTACGATTCTTACAAACGGCATACGCGTGGCGATCGTCGAAAAGTGA
- a CDS encoding undecaprenyl-diphosphate phosphatase has product MDWILICKALILGVVEGLTEFLPVSSTGHLIVAGSFLNFNDTHAKTFDVVIQFGAILAVCWEYRQRIASIVSGLPSRPDARRFTLNVVIATIPAIALGLLLEKKIKAVLFSPVPVAFALVAGGAIILWAEARQRERSEPPRVVSVDALTPLDALKVGIAQCFALIPGMSRSGSTIIGGMLFGLDRRVATEFSFFLAIPIIFGATLYETVKDWQAFTVDSLGLFALGLVAAFVSAFVCVRWLLRYVATHDFTVFAWYRIAFGLFVLLVGYSGWLNWA; this is encoded by the coding sequence ATGGACTGGATCCTGATCTGCAAGGCTTTGATCCTCGGCGTCGTCGAGGGGCTGACGGAATTCCTGCCGGTGTCGAGCACCGGTCACCTGATCGTCGCGGGCAGCTTCCTGAATTTCAACGATACGCACGCGAAGACTTTCGACGTCGTGATCCAGTTCGGGGCGATTCTCGCGGTCTGCTGGGAATACCGGCAACGGATCGCGTCCATCGTATCCGGGCTGCCGAGCCGGCCCGATGCGCGGCGCTTCACGCTGAACGTCGTGATCGCGACGATTCCCGCGATCGCGCTGGGCCTCCTGCTCGAGAAGAAGATCAAGGCCGTGCTGTTCTCGCCGGTACCCGTCGCGTTCGCGCTCGTCGCGGGCGGGGCGATCATCCTGTGGGCCGAGGCGCGGCAGCGCGAACGCAGCGAGCCGCCGCGCGTGGTGTCGGTCGATGCGCTGACCCCGCTCGATGCGCTCAAGGTCGGCATCGCGCAGTGCTTCGCGTTGATCCCCGGCATGTCGCGCTCGGGCTCGACGATCATCGGCGGGATGCTGTTCGGTCTCGACCGGCGCGTGGCCACCGAGTTCTCGTTTTTTCTCGCGATTCCGATCATCTTCGGCGCGACGCTCTATGAAACCGTCAAGGACTGGCAGGCGTTCACCGTCGATTCGCTCGGCCTGTTCGCGCTTGGCCTCGTCGCGGCGTTCGTCAGTGCGTTCGTGTGCGTGCGCTGGCTGCTGCGCTACGTCGCGACGCACGATTTCACGGTGTTCGCGTGGTACCGGATCGCGTTCGGGCTGTTCGTGCTGCTGGTCGGGTACAGCGGCTGGCTGAACTGGGCGTGA
- the trmB gene encoding tRNA (guanosine(46)-N7)-methyltransferase TrmB, giving the protein MMHDDPNEAGLPPHDDAIPDEAAEGADAVNPLHHRRIRSFVTRAGRVSTGQRRALDELGPRFVVPYAPELPDWNAVFGRSAPRILEIGFGMGASTAEIAANRPGDDFLGVEVHEPGVGALLKLIGEQDLPNIRIIQHDAVEVLEHMLAPESLDGVHIFFPDPWHKARHHKRRLIQPPLVAHLASRLKPGAYIHCATDWQNYAEQMLEVLGAEPTLENTAADYAPRPDYRPVTKFERRGLRLGHGVWDLVFRKRTG; this is encoded by the coding sequence ATGATGCACGACGATCCGAACGAAGCCGGCCTGCCGCCGCACGACGACGCCATTCCCGATGAAGCCGCCGAAGGCGCCGACGCCGTCAATCCGCTGCACCACCGCCGCATCCGCAGCTTCGTGACGCGCGCCGGCCGCGTGTCGACCGGCCAGCGCCGCGCGCTCGACGAACTCGGCCCGCGCTTCGTGGTGCCGTATGCGCCGGAGCTGCCCGACTGGAACGCGGTGTTCGGCCGCAGCGCGCCGCGCATCCTCGAGATCGGCTTCGGGATGGGTGCGTCGACCGCGGAAATCGCCGCGAACCGCCCGGGCGACGACTTCCTCGGCGTCGAAGTGCACGAGCCGGGCGTCGGCGCACTGCTGAAGCTGATCGGCGAGCAGGATCTGCCGAACATCCGCATCATCCAGCACGACGCGGTCGAGGTGCTCGAGCACATGCTCGCTCCGGAAAGTCTCGACGGCGTGCACATCTTCTTCCCCGACCCGTGGCACAAGGCGCGCCACCACAAGCGCCGGCTGATCCAGCCGCCGCTCGTCGCGCATCTCGCGTCGCGCCTGAAGCCCGGCGCATACATCCACTGCGCGACCGACTGGCAGAACTACGCGGAACAGATGCTGGAAGTGCTCGGCGCGGAACCGACGCTCGAAAACACCGCCGCCGACTACGCGCCGCGCCCCGACTACCGCCCGGTCACGAAGTTCGAACGGCGCGGGCTGCGCCTCGGCCACGGCGTGTGGGACCTGGTGTTCCGCAAGCGCACAGGCTGA